One genomic region from Clostridium saccharobutylicum DSM 13864 encodes:
- a CDS encoding SagB/ThcOx family dehydrogenase, translating into MEKYKENREFLKANFQILDEIKTDAQKKVPKPSIQKHYEDNSQIIELPKVNKDMLLKSNIFDCINDRRSIRKYSNESISLDELSFLLWSTQGIQKVMGDNHTAFRTVPSGGASHTFETYLIIKNVENLNEGIYRYLPLEHSLVFMYEVKNIDKKVNQATPKQPFVPNFASKSAVVFAWSTIPYRAEWKFDITAHKKILIDVGHVCQNLYIASEAIKCGTCAIGIYDQKLIDNMLDLDGENEFVIYLAAVGKIDTSI; encoded by the coding sequence AAAAACAGATGCACAAAAGAAAGTTCCTAAACCATCTATTCAAAAGCATTATGAAGATAATTCTCAAATTATAGAACTTCCTAAAGTTAATAAAGATATGTTGTTAAAATCTAATATATTCGATTGTATAAATGACAGACGAAGTATTAGAAAATATTCCAATGAAAGCATATCATTAGATGAACTTTCTTTCTTACTATGGTCTACACAAGGAATACAAAAAGTTATGGGAGATAATCATACTGCTTTTAGAACTGTTCCATCAGGTGGTGCATCTCACACTTTTGAAACATATTTGATTATAAAAAATGTAGAAAACCTTAATGAAGGAATATATAGATATTTACCATTAGAACATAGTTTAGTATTCATGTATGAAGTAAAAAATATAGACAAAAAAGTTAATCAAGCAACTCCTAAACAACCTTTTGTACCTAATTTTGCATCAAAAAGTGCTGTTGTATTTGCCTGGAGTACTATCCCCTACAGAGCTGAATGGAAATTCGATATAACGGCTCATAAGAAAATATTAATCGATGTTGGTCATGTTTGCCAAAATCTTTACATTGCTAGTGAAGCAATTAAATGTGGCACTTGTGCAATAGGAATATATGATCAAAAATTGATAGATAACATGCTAGATCTTGATGGTGAAAATGAATTTGTAATTTATTTAGCAGCAGTAGGTAAAATCGATACAAGTATATAG
- a CDS encoding NAD(P)H-dependent oxidoreductase, whose protein sequence is MNNLIVLAHPNPKSFGKAIADTVVEASKEKGANVRVRDLYEIGFDPILKPSDFEALKRGTVSEDVKVEQEHITWADVITFVYPVWWVSVPAILKGYVDRVFSYGFAYEYEDGVQNGLLKGRKGLVFCTTGASNDMYSENGMHNSMRQIMGEGVFNFSGIEKVQHTFFGGVPYVTDKIRQDYLNEVSKIVKETL, encoded by the coding sequence ATGAATAACTTAATAGTTTTAGCACATCCAAATCCAAAAAGTTTTGGAAAGGCAATAGCAGATACTGTAGTTGAAGCATCTAAAGAAAAGGGAGCTAATGTGAGAGTTAGAGATTTATATGAAATTGGATTTGATCCAATACTTAAACCTTCAGATTTTGAAGCATTAAAAAGAGGAACTGTATCTGAAGATGTAAAAGTAGAACAGGAACATATTACATGGGCAGATGTTATTACCTTTGTTTATCCAGTTTGGTGGGTTTCTGTTCCAGCTATATTAAAAGGATATGTGGATAGAGTATTTTCATATGGTTTTGCTTATGAGTATGAAGATGGGGTTCAAAATGGATTATTAAAAGGCAGGAAAGGTTTAGTATTTTGTACTACAGGAGCATCAAATGATATGTATTCTGAAAATGGAATGCATAATTCAATGAGACAGATTATGGGTGAAGGAGTATTTAATTTTAGTGGTATTGAGAAAGTACAGCATACATTCTTTGGAGGAGTTCCATATGTTACAGATAAAATACGTCAAGATTATTTAAATGAAGTATCAAAGATAGTAAAAGAAACATTATAG
- a CDS encoding 3D domain-containing protein: MLKVKRLMCLSSCLIFFNIFDMSTVTPFHSLATEVVEDKNIAAVPKNKIGLIKKPIEVEVERIKQEELERQREQEIENEKKKNEPEWQEFILTFYTSLESENSSAGPVTCQNKPLSRGGVANNVIPQNTQLYLDGYGQVTVNDKGSDKYFSVGNRLDVFVERAPGESDSQYKKRVSNYGIQKVKGYIVK, encoded by the coding sequence ATGCTAAAAGTAAAGAGGCTAATGTGCTTATCAAGTTGCCTAATATTCTTTAACATTTTTGATATGAGCACAGTAACACCATTTCACTCTTTAGCAACAGAGGTTGTAGAAGATAAAAATATAGCTGCAGTACCTAAGAATAAAATTGGATTGATAAAGAAACCAATTGAAGTTGAAGTTGAAAGAATTAAACAAGAAGAATTAGAACGACAAAGGGAGCAGGAAATAGAAAACGAAAAGAAAAAAAATGAACCTGAATGGCAAGAGTTTATACTCACGTTTTATACATCACTTGAATCAGAAAATAGTAGTGCTGGTCCAGTCACTTGTCAAAACAAACCGTTATCACGTGGCGGCGTTGCTAACAATGTAATACCCCAAAATACACAACTATATTTAGACGGTTATGGACAAGTTACTGTTAATGATAAGGGCTCTGATAAATATTTTAGCGTAGGTAATAGATTAGATGTTTTTGTTGAAAGAGCACCTGGAGAAAGTGATTCACAATATAAAAAAAGAGTAAGCAATTATGGAATACAAAAAGTTAAGGGTTATATAGTTAAATAA
- a CDS encoding acetoacetate decarboxylase gives MLESEVSKQITTPLIGPAFPRGPYKFHNREYLNIIYRTDLEALRKIVPEPLELVGPYVKFEMMAMPDTTGLGSYTECGQAIPVKFNGVEGDYLHMMYLDNEPAIAVGRESSAYPKKLGKPKLFVDSDTLVGTLKYGKLPVATATMGYKHSQLDLKEAYNQIARPNFMLKIIQGYDGKPRICELIRAENTDIKIHGAWTGCARLQLFSHALAPLADLPVLEVVSASHILTDLTLGTPHIVYDYLSKN, from the coding sequence ATGTTAGAAAGTGAAGTATCTAAACAAATTACAACACCACTTATCGGTCCAGCATTTCCTAGAGGTCCATATAAATTTCATAATAGAGAATATTTAAATATTATTTATCGTACTGATTTAGAAGCGTTGAGAAAGATAGTTCCAGAACCACTTGAATTAGTTGGACCATATGTTAAATTTGAAATGATGGCCATGCCTGATACTACGGGATTAGGTTCATATACTGAATGTGGGCAAGCTATTCCGGTAAAGTTTAATGGTGTTGAAGGAGATTACCTTCATATGATGTATCTGGATAATGAACCAGCTATTGCAGTTGGAAGAGAAAGCAGTGCTTATCCCAAAAAACTTGGCAAACCAAAGTTGTTTGTTGATTCAGATACTTTAGTTGGGACTTTAAAATATGGTAAGTTACCAGTTGCAACAGCAACAATGGGATATAAACATAGCCAACTTGATCTAAAAGAAGCCTACAATCAAATTGCCCGTCCTAATTTCATGTTGAAAATTATTCAAGGTTATGATGGAAAGCCAAGAATATGTGAGCTCATTCGTGCAGAAAATACAGATATAAAAATTCATGGCGCTTGGACTGGATGTGCGCGTTTACAATTATTTAGCCATGCATTAGCTCCTTTAGCAGATCTGCCAGTATTAGAAGTTGTATCTGCATCGCATATTCTTACAGATTTGACACTTGGAACACCTCATATTGTATATGATTATCTTTCAAAAAATTAG
- a CDS encoding 3-oxoacid CoA-transferase subunit B: MIQDKTIAKKIIAKRVAKELKEGQLVNLGIGLPSLVANYVPNEMNITFQSENGIVGMGKIAERDKEDEDIINAGGQCTTLLPHGAFLDSSMSFSLIRGGHVDVAVLGALEVDEKGNLANWIVPNKIVPGMGGAMDLAIGAKRIIVAMQHTGKGKPKILKKCNLPLTAKSQVDLIVTELGVIKVISDGLLLKEINKDTTIDEIKSLTEADLIIPPDIKTMDV; the protein is encoded by the coding sequence TTGATTCAAGATAAGACTATCGCAAAAAAAATTATAGCTAAGAGAGTTGCTAAAGAATTAAAGGAAGGACAGCTTGTAAATCTAGGAATAGGTCTTCCAAGTTTAGTCGCAAATTATGTACCAAATGAAATGAATATAACGTTTCAATCAGAAAATGGTATAGTTGGTATGGGGAAGATAGCAGAACGAGATAAGGAAGATGAGGATATAATAAATGCTGGTGGACAATGTACGACATTACTTCCACATGGTGCATTTCTTGATAGTTCAATGTCTTTTTCATTAATTAGAGGTGGACATGTGGATGTTGCTGTTCTTGGAGCGCTAGAAGTAGATGAAAAAGGAAATCTGGCTAATTGGATAGTTCCTAATAAAATTGTTCCTGGAATGGGTGGCGCTATGGATTTAGCAATAGGTGCAAAAAGGATAATTGTAGCAATGCAACATACTGGTAAAGGAAAACCTAAGATATTGAAAAAATGTAATCTTCCACTTACTGCGAAATCTCAAGTAGATTTAATAGTTACAGAACTTGGTGTAATTAAAGTAATAAGTGATGGTTTACTTTTAAAAGAAATTAATAAAGATACAACAATTGATGAAATTAAATCTTTAACAGAAGCTGATTTAATTATTCCGCCTGATATAAAGACTATGGATGTATAA
- a CDS encoding 3-oxoacid CoA-transferase subunit A, translating to MNKIVKLEDLKHVFKDGMTIMVGGFLDCGTPENIIDMLVDLNIKNLTIISNDTAFPDKGIGKLIVNGQVSKIIASHIGTNPETGKKMNNGEIEVELSPQGTLIERIRAAGSGLGGVLTPTGLGTIVEEGKRKVTIGGKEYLLELPLCADVSIVKGSVVDEFGNICYRATTKNFNPYMAMAGKIVIVEAENLVKCEQLKRENIMTPGVLVNYIVKEAA from the coding sequence TTGAATAAAATAGTTAAATTAGAAGATTTGAAACATGTTTTTAAAGATGGTATGACAATTATGGTTGGCGGATTTTTAGATTGTGGAACACCTGAAAATATTATTGATATGTTAGTAGATTTAAATATTAAGAATTTGACTATTATTAGCAATGATACAGCATTTCCAGACAAAGGTATAGGAAAATTGATTGTTAATGGGCAAGTATCAAAAATAATTGCTTCTCATATTGGAACTAATCCTGAAACTGGTAAAAAGATGAATAATGGTGAAATAGAAGTTGAACTTTCTCCACAAGGAACATTAATTGAGAGAATTCGTGCAGCTGGATCTGGATTAGGAGGTGTATTAACACCAACTGGATTGGGAACTATTGTAGAGGAAGGTAAAAGAAAAGTTACAATTGGTGGTAAAGAATATTTATTAGAACTCCCACTATGCGCGGATGTTTCAATTGTAAAAGGTAGTGTTGTAGATGAGTTTGGAAATATTTGCTATAGAGCTACTACAAAAAACTTTAATCCTTACATGGCTATGGCTGGAAAGATAGTAATAGTAGAAGCTGAAAATTTAGTGAAATGTGAACAATTAAAAAGAGAAAATATAATGACTCCGGGTGTATTAGTAAATTATATAGTGAAGGAGGCTGCTTAA
- a CDS encoding aldehyde dehydrogenase family protein — MNNNLFVSPETKDLKLRTNVENLKFKGCEGGSTYIGVFENAETAIDEAVNAQKRLSLYYTKEQREKIITEIRKVTLKNKEILAQMILEETHMGRYEDKILKHELVAKYTPGTEDLATTAWSGDNGLTVVEMSPYGVIGAITPSTNPTETIICNSIGMIASGNAVVFNGHPGAKKCVAFAVDMINRAIISCGGPRNLVTAIKNPTMESLDAIIKHPAIKLLCGTGGPGMVKTLLSSGKKSIGAGAGNPPVIVDDTADIEKAGKSIIEGCSFDNNLPCIAEKEVFVFENVADDLIKNMLKNNAVIINKDQVSRLVNLVLQKNNETSEYTINKKWVGKDAKLFLDEIDVESSSDVRCIICEVDADHPFVMTELMMPILPIVRVKDIDEAIKYAKIAEQNRKHSAYIYSKNIENLNRFEKEIDTTIFVKNAKSFAGVGYGAEGFTTFTIAGCTGEGITSARNFTRQRRCVFVG, encoded by the coding sequence ATGAATAATAATCTATTCGTGTCACCAGAAACTAAAGATTTAAAATTAAGAACAAATGTTGAAAATTTAAAATTTAAGGGTTGTGAAGGTGGCAGCACATATATAGGGGTTTTTGAAAATGCTGAAACTGCTATTGATGAAGCTGTCAATGCACAAAAAAGATTATCTCTTTATTATACAAAAGAACAAAGAGAAAAAATTATAACTGAAATAAGAAAAGTTACATTAAAAAATAAAGAAATTTTAGCCCAAATGATTTTAGAAGAAACACATATGGGAAGATATGAAGATAAAATATTAAAACATGAATTAGTAGCTAAATATACTCCAGGAACAGAGGATTTAGCTACTACAGCTTGGTCTGGAGATAATGGACTTACAGTAGTGGAAATGTCACCTTATGGTGTTATAGGAGCAATAACTCCATCAACAAATCCAACTGAAACTATTATATGTAATAGTATAGGTATGATAGCTTCTGGAAATGCTGTAGTATTTAATGGACATCCAGGTGCAAAAAAATGTGTTGCTTTTGCTGTAGATATGATAAATAGAGCAATTATTTCATGTGGAGGTCCACGAAATCTAGTAACAGCTATAAAAAATCCAACTATGGAATCTTTAGATGCAATTATAAAACATCCAGCAATAAAACTTTTGTGCGGAACAGGTGGACCAGGAATGGTAAAAACACTTTTAAGTTCTGGTAAAAAGTCTATAGGCGCAGGTGCAGGAAATCCTCCTGTTATTGTAGATGATACTGCTGATATAGAAAAGGCAGGAAAGAGCATCATAGAAGGTTGTTCTTTTGATAATAACTTGCCATGTATTGCAGAAAAAGAAGTGTTTGTTTTTGAAAATGTAGCAGACGATTTAATTAAAAATATGCTTAAAAATAATGCTGTGATTATAAATAAAGATCAGGTATCAAGATTAGTAAATCTAGTATTACAAAAAAATAATGAAACTTCAGAGTATACTATAAATAAAAAATGGGTAGGAAAAGATGCAAAACTATTTTTAGATGAAATAGATGTTGAATCTTCTTCAGATGTTAGATGTATAATCTGTGAAGTAGATGCAGATCATCCTTTTGTAATGACAGAGTTAATGATGCCAATACTTCCAATTGTGAGAGTTAAAGATATTGATGAAGCTATAAAATATGCAAAGATAGCAGAGCAGAATAGAAAGCATAGTGCTTATATATACTCAAAAAATATTGAGAACTTAAATAGATTTGAAAAAGAAATAGATACAACTATTTTTGTAAAAAATGCAAAGTCTTTTGCAGGTGTAGGTTATGGTGCAGAAGGATTCACAACATTTACAATTGCTGGATGCACAGGTGAGGGAATAACTTCAGCAAGAAATTTCACAAGACAAAGAAGATGTGTGTTCGTAGGCTAA
- a CDS encoding HAMP domain-containing sensor histidine kinase, whose product MKNRKLRTKITMRVGILLILGGVILNIVVKNIIDYSSNNTIKNDMTIQQNNSTEFINQYFMINGKALDKQTFISNSPMIAMKLSEYDNSTIGIYDVNGELQYQSVNGEVNKSINTHIEQAKNNKAYIYFTQENNEYKGYFAYPFYFNEEFLGIVEIVRDYKEIVTNNRNIYLLFTLVESFFFLIILILTYLIMRKSTRPIENLLNGVREISKGNYGYEVLEHTNRDEISDLAYEYNKMRKKIKKQIELTHHLEKNRRDFFCNITHELKTPLTSISGYAELLQSNFDNEKFRKQAISSIEEESAKLNSMISSILEVSRGQILSKEKSEFNIGKMLNEVSEEMKIRNNNSIKVKLNIETCNIIGIYDEIKSLLLNLLENAYKYSIEYGEIEIIGQKEKGNYNIAISNKSSNLTADFKEKAFEPFMRGENAEDSDGNGLGLYICKLIVEEHNGDIIIDITDNVVKVDVKLTCL is encoded by the coding sequence ATGAAAAATAGAAAGCTAAGAACTAAAATAACAATGAGGGTTGGAATTTTATTAATTTTAGGTGGTGTTATTTTAAATATAGTTGTAAAAAATATTATAGATTATAGCAGTAATAATACTATAAAAAATGATATGACTATTCAGCAAAATAATTCTACAGAGTTCATTAATCAATACTTTATGATAAATGGAAAAGCTTTAGATAAACAAACTTTTATAAGTAATTCTCCTATGATAGCAATGAAATTATCAGAGTATGATAATTCAACTATAGGCATTTATGATGTTAATGGAGAACTTCAATATCAAAGTGTAAATGGTGAAGTGAATAAAAGTATAAATACACATATAGAACAAGCTAAGAATAATAAAGCATACATATATTTTACACAAGAAAATAATGAGTACAAAGGATATTTTGCATATCCATTTTACTTTAATGAAGAATTTTTAGGAATAGTTGAAATTGTTAGAGATTATAAAGAGATTGTTACTAATAATAGAAATATATATTTACTCTTTACATTAGTAGAGAGCTTTTTCTTTTTAATAATTCTGATTTTAACTTATCTTATAATGAGAAAATCCACAAGGCCTATTGAAAATTTATTAAATGGTGTTAGGGAAATTTCTAAAGGTAATTATGGATATGAGGTATTAGAACACACAAATAGGGATGAAATAAGTGATTTAGCTTATGAGTACAATAAAATGAGAAAAAAGATCAAAAAGCAAATAGAATTAACACATCATTTAGAGAAAAATAGGAGAGACTTTTTTTGCAATATTACTCATGAATTAAAGACACCTTTAACTTCAATATCTGGATATGCAGAACTTTTGCAGTCTAATTTTGATAATGAAAAGTTTAGGAAACAGGCAATAAGCTCAATCGAAGAAGAGAGTGCTAAACTAAATAGTATGATTTCTAGTATATTAGAGGTTTCAAGAGGGCAGATTTTGAGTAAAGAAAAAAGTGAATTTAATATTGGAAAAATGTTAAATGAAGTTTCAGAAGAAATGAAAATTAGAAATAACAATAGTATAAAAGTTAAATTGAATATTGAAACATGCAATATTATTGGAATATATGATGAAATAAAAAGTCTTTTATTGAATTTACTTGAAAATGCTTATAAGTATTCAATTGAATATGGAGAGATAGAGATTATAGGACAAAAAGAAAAAGGAAATTACAATATAGCAATATCTAATAAAAGCAGCAATTTAACTGCAGACTTTAAAGAAAAAGCTTTTGAACCATTTATGAGAGGGGAAAATGCAGAAGATTCAGATGGTAATGGGTTAGGGCTATATATATGTAAGTTAATTGTAGAGGAACATAATGGAGACATAATAATAGATATTACAGATAATGTTGTAAAAGTTGATGTAAAGTTAACATGTTTGTAA
- a CDS encoding response regulator transcription factor, whose amino-acid sequence MENNKILVVEDDKSIREMLTFALETEGFKVESEKNGAEALKRNNEFKPNLVLLDLMLPDINGFEVCKKIQQERDIPVIMVTAKNDIVDKVLGLEIGADDYITKPFHIKEVIARVNKSLQRIEKSIKLEKEKNLIEIGKESYIDEDGRIVIKNGEEISLRPKEFDLLHLLAVNKGRVFSREELLDKIWSYDYFGELRTVDVHIRRIRAKIEDSENKYIETVFGVGYKLR is encoded by the coding sequence ATGGAGAATAACAAGATATTAGTAGTAGAAGATGATAAAAGTATAAGAGAAATGCTTACTTTTGCTCTTGAAACAGAAGGATTTAAAGTTGAGAGTGAGAAAAATGGAGCAGAGGCGTTGAAGCGAAATAACGAATTTAAACCTAATTTAGTTCTACTAGATTTGATGCTTCCTGATATAAATGGATTTGAAGTATGCAAAAAAATTCAACAGGAAAGAGATATTCCAGTGATTATGGTTACTGCTAAAAATGATATTGTAGATAAGGTATTGGGCTTAGAAATAGGTGCTGATGATTATATTACTAAGCCTTTTCATATTAAAGAAGTAATAGCTAGAGTTAATAAGTCACTTCAAAGAATAGAGAAATCTATAAAATTAGAAAAAGAGAAAAACTTAATAGAGATAGGAAAAGAATCTTATATAGATGAGGATGGAAGAATTGTAATTAAGAATGGAGAAGAAATAAGTTTAAGACCTAAGGAATTTGATCTATTGCATTTATTAGCAGTTAATAAGGGGAGAGTATTCTCTAGAGAAGAACTTTTGGACAAGATATGGAGTTATGATTATTTTGGAGAACTCAGAACTGTAGATGTACATATTAGAAGGATAAGAGCAAAGATTGAAGATAGTGAAAATAAATACATAGAGACAGTATTTGGCGTTGGATATAAGTTGAGGTAA
- the brnQ gene encoding branched-chain amino acid transport system II carrier protein has protein sequence MKEKLSFNQNLLIGSLLFGLFFGAGNLIFPVQMGQQAGNHTFAATIGFLITGVGLPMVGIVASALSKSESLFDMARPISSRYASIFTCLLYLTIGPLFAIPRTATVAFEVGIHPFIADENLKLGLIIFSLIFFLFTLYFSLKPGQILDWVGKYLTPIFLVLLSILLIATFINPMGQVSEYAAQGNYAAQPLFTGLLDGYNTMDALASVAFAVIIISNIQKLGIKDSRLIAVETCKSGLVSVVAMAVIYSALAYMGATSLGSVSRADNGGSILSMVSNYYFGVPGKLLLAAIIGIACVKTAIGLITSCSEMFSEMFPKSLSYKKYAIVFTVFSFVIANFGLSNIIQLSIPVLMFLYPLVITLIVLSLLTPIINKQSDIYKWTTGLTIIAAFFDLCKALPEFMQENSAVKQVVNFAHLYLPGFDYGFGWILPAVCGFIIGLIIWIFRGKK, from the coding sequence ATGAAAGAAAAACTAAGTTTTAATCAAAACTTATTGATAGGTTCATTATTATTCGGACTATTTTTTGGTGCAGGTAACCTTATTTTTCCTGTACAAATGGGGCAACAAGCTGGAAATCATACTTTTGCAGCGACTATTGGATTTTTAATTACAGGTGTAGGATTACCAATGGTAGGGATTGTTGCATCAGCACTTTCAAAAAGTGAAAGTTTATTTGATATGGCGAGGCCAATCAGTTCTCGTTATGCAAGCATATTCACTTGCCTATTATATTTAACAATTGGGCCATTATTTGCAATTCCACGTACTGCTACAGTTGCATTTGAGGTTGGGATTCATCCATTTATTGCTGATGAAAATTTAAAATTGGGACTAATTATTTTCTCATTGATATTTTTTCTTTTTACACTTTATTTTTCCTTAAAACCAGGACAAATTTTGGATTGGGTAGGTAAATATCTTACGCCTATTTTTTTAGTACTTTTATCTATTTTATTAATTGCAACATTTATAAACCCAATGGGACAAGTAAGCGAATATGCGGCTCAAGGAAATTATGCTGCACAGCCATTATTTACGGGTTTATTGGATGGATATAATACGATGGATGCTTTAGCTTCTGTAGCTTTTGCTGTTATTATAATTTCTAATATACAAAAGTTAGGTATTAAAGATTCTCGTTTAATTGCTGTTGAAACATGTAAATCAGGTTTAGTTAGTGTTGTTGCTATGGCTGTTATTTATTCAGCATTAGCTTATATGGGAGCTACAAGCTTAGGAAGTGTAAGTCGTGCTGATAATGGTGGAAGTATTTTATCAATGGTAAGTAATTATTATTTTGGAGTACCAGGAAAATTATTATTAGCGGCTATTATAGGAATTGCGTGTGTAAAAACAGCAATTGGTTTAATTACTTCATGTTCTGAAATGTTCAGCGAAATGTTTCCAAAATCACTTTCATATAAGAAATATGCTATTGTATTTACTGTTTTTTCTTTTGTGATTGCAAACTTTGGATTAAGTAACATTATTCAGTTATCTATACCAGTACTTATGTTTTTATATCCATTAGTAATTACTTTAATAGTATTATCTTTATTAACTCCAATTATTAATAAACAAAGTGATATTTATAAATGGACAACAGGATTGACAATTATTGCAGCTTTCTTTGATTTATGTAAAGCGCTTCCAGAATTCATGCAAGAAAATTCTGCAGTTAAGCAAGTTGTTAATTTTGCACATTTATATTTACCAGGATTTGATTATGGATTCGGTTGGATATTACCAGCAGTTTGTGGATTTATAATAGGACTAATTATTTGGATTTTTCGTGGGAAAAAATAA
- a CDS encoding helix-turn-helix domain-containing protein has product MTPSAVSHAISKIEEELGFSLFIRNKNGVTLTSYGKNSLPAFRNVVNSNESLKQV; this is encoded by the coding sequence ATGACACCTTCTGCAGTAAGCCATGCAATCTCCAAGATAGAAGAAGAATTAGGCTTTTCTCTATTCATTAGAAACAAAAATGGAGTTACACTAACATCTTATGGTAAAAATTCACTTCCCGCCTTTCGAAATGTTGTAAATAGTAATGAATCTTTGAAGCAAGTTTAG
- a CDS encoding LysR family transcriptional regulator substrate-binding protein, which translates to MPSLTRDFNSLYPNISIEIFQGTYIDIIEWIKLGIVDLGFLSVSSAGKLPIHSLYNDTLVCVIPKNFPVSHSDYISLDEIKNEAFVIQHTSCDSDIQNYFSTHHLKIKSDYHVMDDLSTVSLVSHGFGICLILS; encoded by the coding sequence ATTCCATCTTTAACTCGAGATTTCAACTCACTTTATCCCAATATTTCGATTGAAATTTTTCAAGGTACTTATATTGATATAATTGAATGGATTAAACTTGGCATTGTTGATCTTGGTTTTTTATCTGTTTCAAGTGCAGGAAAACTTCCTATTCATTCTTTATATAACGATACACTTGTTTGTGTTATTCCAAAAAACTTTCCAGTTTCTCATTCAGATTATATATCACTTGATGAAATAAAAAATGAAGCATTCGTAATTCAGCATACAAGCTGCGATTCTGATATTCAAAACTATTTTTCAACTCATCATCTAAAAATAAAATCAGATTATCATGTTATGGATGATTTATCAACAGTATCTTTGGTAAGTCATGGATTTGGAATCTGTTTAATCCTAAGTTAG